The following coding sequences lie in one Kribbella sp. NBC_00709 genomic window:
- a CDS encoding alpha-amylase — MVRRLLVVLVSLSVVWLSVPVARATPAGDRDVIVQLFEWNWDSVGRECAQFLGPKGYGAVQVSPPQEHVVLPGSGYPWWQDYQPVSYKIDSTRRGTRSQFVAMVNSCHAAGVKVYVDSVINHMTGGSSGGTGSAGSSYTHYDYPGTYQNQDFHHCGRNGNDDIVNYNDRYEVQNCELVDLADLATGTDHVRGRIAAYLNELLSIGVDGFRLDASKHMPAEDIAAIKARLSRPAYIYQEVIYGAGEPITPDEYVGNGDVLEFRYGTDLAKIFNTERLAYLHTFAEPLPSDHAVVFTDNHDTQRGSGVLTFRDNGRYAMANAFMLAWTYGTPKVMSSYEFSSNDEGPPSTSTGQTVDTTCFTNRWRCEHEWRVIANMVGFHNTVRGTGVTEWWDNGNDAIAFGRGDKGYLVLNDESSALTGRSFHTDLPAGVYCDVFHGDYAPGHCTGPTYTVDSGGWFRADIAAIDGLALHAGAKVS; from the coding sequence ATGGTTCGTCGTTTGCTGGTTGTGTTGGTGAGTTTGTCGGTCGTCTGGTTGAGCGTTCCGGTTGCGCGGGCTACGCCGGCCGGTGATCGGGACGTCATCGTCCAGTTGTTCGAGTGGAACTGGGACTCGGTGGGCCGCGAATGCGCACAGTTCCTGGGCCCGAAGGGGTACGGCGCGGTGCAGGTGTCGCCGCCGCAGGAGCATGTGGTGCTGCCGGGGTCGGGGTATCCGTGGTGGCAGGACTATCAGCCGGTGAGTTACAAGATCGACAGCACCCGGCGCGGTACCCGGAGCCAGTTCGTTGCCATGGTCAACAGTTGTCACGCGGCCGGCGTCAAGGTGTACGTCGACTCGGTGATCAACCACATGACCGGCGGCTCGTCGGGCGGGACCGGTAGCGCGGGTTCGTCGTACACGCACTACGACTACCCGGGGACCTACCAGAACCAGGACTTCCACCACTGCGGGCGCAACGGCAACGACGACATCGTCAACTACAACGACCGGTACGAGGTGCAGAACTGCGAGCTCGTCGACCTGGCCGACCTCGCGACCGGCACCGACCACGTGCGCGGCCGGATCGCGGCGTACCTCAACGAGCTGCTGTCGATCGGCGTGGACGGGTTCCGGCTGGACGCCTCGAAGCACATGCCGGCCGAGGACATCGCCGCGATCAAGGCGCGGTTGTCGCGGCCGGCGTACATCTATCAGGAGGTCATCTACGGCGCGGGCGAGCCGATCACCCCGGACGAGTACGTCGGCAACGGTGACGTGCTCGAGTTCCGGTACGGGACGGATCTCGCGAAGATCTTCAACACCGAGCGGCTGGCCTATCTGCACACGTTCGCGGAACCGCTGCCCTCGGATCATGCCGTCGTGTTCACCGACAACCACGACACGCAGCGGGGAAGCGGCGTACTGACGTTCCGCGACAACGGCCGGTACGCGATGGCGAACGCGTTCATGCTGGCTTGGACGTACGGGACACCGAAGGTGATGTCGAGCTACGAGTTCAGCTCGAACGACGAAGGCCCGCCGTCGACGAGCACCGGGCAGACGGTCGACACGACGTGCTTCACCAACCGGTGGCGGTGCGAGCACGAGTGGCGCGTGATCGCCAACATGGTCGGATTCCACAACACGGTCCGGGGGACCGGCGTCACCGAGTGGTGGGACAACGGCAACGACGCGATTGCGTTCGGCCGCGGCGACAAGGGGTACCTCGTCCTCAACGACGAGAGCTCCGCGCTGACCGGCCGCAGCTTCCACACCGACCTTCCGGCCGGGGTGTACTGCGACGTCTTCCACGGCGACTACGCCCCCGGCCACTGCACGGGCCCGACGTACACCGTCGACTCCGGTGGCTGGTTCCGCGCCGACATCGCAGCCATCGACGGCCTGGCCCTCCACGCCGGCGCCAAGGTCTCGTAG
- a CDS encoding quinone oxidoreductase family protein gives MGMRALEQTSFNGPEDMRLVMDAPVPVPGPTEVLIRVAAAGVNFADISKAHGTFGGGPRPPYLAGFEAAGEIVAVGDGVADSRLGDLVIGVGDGAFAEYMVLPTAAPVPTGWAAHEALGLMVNSPTALAALKTLGNLTAGQTVVIHAAAGATGQAAVKIAKHYGASVIATASQGKHEAVLALGADHVLDSRSDHLAAEVLRLTDGTGADLVLESGGTLEASLTAAKRVTGRVVVTGLAGGEAALTNWDLVYRHQVHVIGFNLGVLIGAAPHIFGELMGELAALIAAGVLTPTRPTTYALADGPKALAELEARATIGKLALLP, from the coding sequence ATGGGTATGCGTGCGCTGGAGCAGACCTCCTTCAACGGGCCGGAGGACATGCGGCTGGTCATGGATGCGCCGGTGCCGGTGCCTGGTCCGACCGAAGTGTTGATCCGGGTGGCGGCTGCAGGGGTCAACTTCGCGGATATCTCCAAGGCGCACGGCACGTTCGGAGGTGGGCCGCGGCCGCCGTATCTGGCTGGTTTCGAGGCTGCCGGGGAGATCGTCGCGGTCGGTGACGGCGTGGCTGACTCCCGACTGGGCGACCTGGTCATCGGCGTCGGAGACGGCGCTTTCGCCGAATACATGGTGCTGCCAACGGCCGCACCCGTGCCCACGGGCTGGGCTGCGCACGAGGCGCTGGGCTTGATGGTGAACTCGCCGACCGCGCTTGCCGCGCTCAAGACCCTGGGCAACCTCACCGCCGGACAGACGGTCGTGATTCACGCCGCCGCAGGCGCGACCGGCCAGGCAGCGGTGAAGATCGCCAAGCACTACGGCGCTTCGGTCATCGCCACCGCGTCGCAAGGCAAACACGAGGCCGTGCTGGCCTTGGGAGCAGACCACGTCCTCGACTCCCGCAGCGACCACCTCGCGGCCGAGGTACTGCGACTGACCGACGGCACCGGCGCCGACCTGGTGCTGGAGTCCGGTGGAACACTCGAAGCCAGCCTGACAGCAGCAAAGCGAGTCACCGGCCGGGTCGTCGTCACCGGACTGGCAGGTGGCGAAGCGGCGCTCACCAACTGGGACCTGGTGTACAGACATCAAGTCCACGTCATCGGCTTCAACCTCGGCGTACTCATCGGGGCCGCGCCGCACATCTTCGGCGAACTGATGGGTGAGCTGGCCGCCCTCATCGCCGCCGGCGTCCTCACGCCTACCCGACCCACCACCTACGCACTGGCCGACGGCCCGAAGGCCCTCGCGGAGCTGGAAGCCCGCGCCACCATCGGCAAGCTGGCCTTGCTGCCTTGA
- a CDS encoding HAD family hydrolase codes for MTDAVVFDLDGVLVDSEPLWDDVRRSVVAAAGKAWPTDATRALQGMSTPEWSAYLTDVVGVPGRADEVAAGVIDEMVARYRERLPLLPGAVDAVHRLASHWPLGLASSSPRRLIDTVLDSAHLTDRFQVTVSTEEVGAGKPSPAVYNEVVRRLGADSSRVVAIEDSSNGLRSASAARLLVIAVPNASYPPQDDALALADVVVHSLDEVTTTLVAGL; via the coding sequence ATGACGGACGCGGTGGTCTTCGATCTCGACGGTGTCCTGGTCGACTCCGAGCCGCTGTGGGACGACGTACGACGCAGCGTCGTCGCCGCTGCGGGCAAGGCTTGGCCCACGGACGCCACCCGGGCCCTACAGGGTATGAGTACGCCGGAGTGGTCGGCGTACCTGACCGACGTGGTCGGTGTCCCGGGCCGGGCCGACGAGGTGGCCGCCGGTGTGATCGATGAGATGGTGGCGCGCTATCGCGAGCGGTTGCCGCTCCTGCCGGGAGCGGTCGACGCGGTGCATCGGCTCGCGAGTCACTGGCCGTTGGGGCTTGCGTCGTCGTCGCCCCGACGGCTGATCGACACCGTGCTGGATTCGGCGCACCTGACCGACCGCTTCCAGGTCACTGTCTCCACCGAGGAGGTCGGTGCGGGCAAACCCTCGCCCGCGGTCTACAACGAGGTGGTACGGCGACTCGGGGCGGACTCGTCCCGGGTCGTCGCCATCGAGGACTCCAGCAACGGACTGCGCTCGGCGTCCGCTGCACGACTCCTGGTCATCGCAGTACCGAACGCGAGCTACCCGCCGCAGGACGACGCGCTGGCACTGGCCGACGTCGTCGTCCACTCCTTGGACGAGGTCACCACAACCCTGGTCGCCGGCCTCTAG
- the ligA gene encoding NAD-dependent DNA ligase LigA, whose amino-acid sequence MDVGERIQELADRIVVLRDAYYRGSPVVADAEYDVVEDELRSLIEANPELAPDPNPLEQVGAPTVLHAPVRHSRPMLSLEKATRPEQVEAFFNRFPGQSVVVMPKLDGLSLALVYEDGRLARAITRGDGTTGDDVTPLVRALTDGVPAKLDVQDRVEVRGEAVMLRSTFTAYNAAHPDKPLINPRNAAAGTLRAKDPATVAERRLQFLAFDLLTDNSTDTGLERALKTMGFTVADMRHCDDAAAAQAVITTIEQQRNDLDYDLDGAVLRLADRDAFAAAGTRSSSPRGALAFKFAAEEKTTVLADVVWDVGKTGKIAPVAWLEPVFVGGTTVTRATLANQEVIRARDIKIGDTVLVRRAGDVIPFVAGVLDASKRTGDEQDIVPPVVCPSCGFPLTEQGNSRELFCTNVSCPAQTVRRLIHWASRAAADIDAIGGVWIERLADAGILENPSDFYHLTAERLLEFDRIGEISAARMIESINASRQVGLRRAMIGLAIPMASEGTAARLCRAGFASLEAVADAGEEGLVAVDDIGPKVAASLIEHLTRLRPELERLRAAGVSLDVREEDLPPVVAAGAPLAGKTVVVTGSISDPRSGEKVARPAFQRLCEKAGATIASSVSASTDFLITGADVGAAKLTKAEKLGVTVVDQAEIWQQLQAADLLN is encoded by the coding sequence GTGGATGTTGGGGAGCGGATTCAGGAACTTGCCGATCGGATCGTCGTGCTGCGGGACGCCTACTACCGGGGTTCGCCGGTGGTGGCCGACGCGGAGTACGACGTGGTCGAGGACGAGCTGCGGTCGCTGATCGAGGCCAACCCGGAGCTGGCCCCGGACCCGAATCCGTTGGAGCAGGTGGGCGCGCCGACGGTGCTGCATGCGCCGGTCCGGCACTCGCGGCCGATGCTGTCGCTGGAGAAGGCGACCCGCCCGGAGCAGGTCGAGGCCTTCTTCAACCGCTTCCCCGGCCAGTCCGTGGTCGTGATGCCGAAGCTGGACGGTCTGTCACTCGCCCTCGTCTACGAGGATGGGCGACTGGCCCGCGCGATCACTCGCGGCGACGGGACGACGGGCGACGACGTGACCCCGCTGGTGCGGGCGCTCACCGACGGAGTCCCGGCCAAGCTCGACGTCCAGGACCGCGTCGAGGTGCGCGGCGAGGCGGTGATGCTGCGCTCCACCTTCACGGCGTACAACGCGGCCCACCCCGACAAGCCGCTGATCAACCCGAGGAACGCCGCCGCCGGCACGCTCCGCGCCAAGGACCCGGCCACCGTCGCCGAGCGGCGGCTGCAGTTCCTCGCCTTCGACCTGCTCACCGACAACAGCACCGACACCGGTCTTGAGCGCGCGCTCAAGACCATGGGGTTCACCGTCGCCGACATGCGCCACTGCGACGACGCGGCCGCGGCGCAGGCGGTGATCACCACGATCGAGCAGCAGCGTAACGACCTGGACTACGACCTCGACGGCGCCGTACTGCGGCTGGCCGACCGCGATGCGTTCGCCGCCGCGGGGACCCGGTCGAGCTCGCCCCGTGGCGCGCTGGCGTTCAAGTTCGCCGCCGAGGAGAAGACCACCGTGCTGGCGGACGTGGTCTGGGACGTCGGGAAGACCGGCAAGATCGCGCCGGTCGCCTGGCTCGAGCCGGTCTTCGTCGGCGGTACGACGGTCACCCGCGCGACCCTGGCCAACCAGGAGGTGATCCGCGCCCGCGACATCAAGATCGGCGACACGGTCCTGGTCCGCCGGGCCGGCGACGTGATCCCGTTCGTGGCCGGCGTACTCGACGCCTCCAAGCGCACCGGCGACGAGCAGGACATCGTGCCGCCGGTCGTCTGTCCGTCCTGCGGCTTCCCGCTGACCGAGCAGGGCAACAGCCGCGAGCTGTTCTGCACCAACGTCTCCTGCCCGGCCCAGACCGTCCGGCGGCTGATCCACTGGGCGTCCCGCGCCGCGGCCGACATCGACGCGATCGGCGGAGTCTGGATCGAGCGACTGGCCGACGCCGGGATCCTGGAGAACCCGTCGGACTTCTACCACCTGACCGCGGAGCGGCTGCTCGAGTTCGACCGCATCGGCGAGATCTCGGCCGCCCGGATGATCGAGTCGATCAACGCCAGCCGTCAGGTCGGCCTGCGCCGGGCCATGATCGGCCTCGCGATCCCGATGGCCTCCGAGGGCACCGCGGCCCGGCTGTGCCGGGCGGGCTTCGCCTCGCTGGAAGCCGTCGCCGACGCCGGCGAGGAGGGTCTGGTCGCGGTGGACGACATCGGCCCCAAGGTCGCTGCGTCGTTGATCGAGCACCTGACCCGGCTACGGCCCGAGCTCGAGCGGTTGCGGGCGGCCGGCGTCTCGCTCGACGTACGCGAGGAGGACCTGCCGCCCGTCGTCGCGGCCGGGGCTCCGCTGGCCGGCAAGACCGTGGTCGTGACCGGCTCCATCAGCGATCCACGCTCGGGTGAGAAGGTGGCTCGCCCGGCCTTCCAGCGACTCTGCGAGAAGGCCGGCGCGACCATCGCCTCGTCGGTCTCGGCCAGCACCGACTTCCTCATCACCGGCGCCGACGTCGGCGCCGCCAAACTCACCAAGGCCGAGAAGCTCGGCGTCACCGTCGTCGACCAGGCCGAGATCTGGCAGCAACTCCAGGCCGCCGATCTCCTCAACTAG
- a CDS encoding DoxX family protein, which produces MSTTLTTARRVRPGIVALWVVQVLLAASFVMAALPKLTGDPAMVDMFNSVGAGQWLRYVTGTLELAGAIGLLLPRLCGPAAAGLTGLMVGATLTNVILLGASPAIPVAYLLVAAVIVWFRRASIRELARR; this is translated from the coding sequence ATGAGTACGACGTTGACGACGGCGCGCCGGGTCCGGCCGGGAATCGTGGCGCTGTGGGTGGTGCAGGTCTTGCTGGCCGCCTCGTTCGTGATGGCGGCCCTGCCGAAGCTGACCGGGGACCCGGCGATGGTCGACATGTTCAACTCGGTCGGCGCCGGGCAATGGCTCCGGTACGTGACCGGCACGCTGGAGCTGGCCGGAGCGATCGGGCTGCTGCTGCCGCGGCTCTGCGGTCCGGCCGCGGCCGGTCTCACGGGGCTGATGGTCGGAGCGACGCTGACCAACGTGATCCTGCTCGGTGCCTCTCCGGCGATCCCGGTCGCGTATCTGCTGGTCGCCGCCGTGATCGTGTGGTTCCGGCGGGCATCAATCCGTGAGCTGGCCCGGCGATGA
- a CDS encoding ATP-binding protein has product MNEVEVSSREAEVLAAVAEHRSNAQIAGALHISVRTVESHVSSLLRKYGVTDRRELADLAGPRLGSRGSGMPGLPGGRTTFVGRTHDTTAVRDALAQSRLVTLLGPGGMGKTRLAAVVAAELGTSGAFVDLVPVRDGLVTRTVATALGLTERPPQSLEQVLSEHLQSGRSLLVLDNCEHLVDEVAVLVERLLTTCPEATVLATSRERLGVPGEATVLLPPLDAAAELFIDRARAVDPDFTASDDDLAEICARLDGMPLAIELAAARIGSLGADGVRAALDDRLRLLAGGRGVDARHRSLAAVIGWSHDLLDDQERLLFRRLAVYVGGFDLDAACATSPDLGRGEVADLLGRLTDKSLAVRRGSRWRLLETIREFAREQLTGDELSIARERCLRWAADTAGALETRLDSSDWQPPYDETVGDLRAALAATASEPDPTAHRLARSLGHLGFARREFVESVDHYRSAAERAEDGVSAALDLRSAADATLAISDAETGVKLLLDAADRAVADGNVRATMLASAVIAVNRYPTGTLYELPVEHSKRLLTEALESAVPGDSHVAALLAAAKAWDHGGRRIGADPELAREAVDAARRTGDPVLIAGALDALTVAAANTGRLRDARSYAVERMQLVRPLPRHEPYAAAEIIDAFHVAPTTATAVGDLTAAWSVLGAPDDPVGDHPYISLPRLIRLCALTGRFDACIEHADALWDRWQRAGTPPIEWMASAISAAAMVHGLRDDGLFEVWQARALEVAGADDPADAAWLTAPAVFVEARVAVHLGAVQQASDVVRRAFAEFGEYWWAPYARASAAELAVVAGLPDAPERLAAAAPDGAENDWAAACLTRAAARSTGDQDALRSAAGAFEQIGARFERAATHALIPDLAAEGRAELAELKVLRP; this is encoded by the coding sequence GTGAACGAGGTGGAGGTGTCCAGTCGCGAGGCCGAGGTGCTCGCCGCGGTGGCCGAGCATCGGTCGAACGCGCAGATCGCGGGTGCGCTGCACATCTCGGTGCGGACGGTCGAGAGTCACGTGTCGTCGTTGCTGCGCAAGTACGGCGTGACGGACCGCCGCGAGCTCGCCGATCTGGCCGGGCCGCGACTCGGGAGTCGCGGATCCGGGATGCCTGGGTTGCCTGGGGGCCGCACCACCTTCGTCGGGCGTACTCACGACACGACCGCGGTGCGGGACGCGTTGGCGCAGTCCCGGCTAGTCACTCTGCTCGGCCCCGGCGGTATGGGGAAGACCAGGCTGGCCGCCGTGGTGGCGGCCGAGCTGGGTACGTCCGGTGCGTTCGTGGATCTCGTCCCGGTCCGGGACGGCCTGGTGACGCGGACCGTCGCCACGGCGCTCGGACTGACCGAGCGTCCGCCGCAGAGTCTGGAGCAGGTGCTGAGCGAGCACCTGCAGTCCGGCCGGTCGCTCCTGGTCCTGGACAACTGCGAGCACCTGGTCGACGAGGTCGCCGTACTGGTGGAACGGTTGCTCACGACCTGTCCCGAGGCGACCGTGCTCGCGACCAGCCGCGAGCGGCTCGGCGTACCGGGCGAGGCGACGGTGCTGCTGCCTCCACTGGATGCGGCGGCGGAACTGTTCATCGATCGGGCGCGGGCCGTCGACCCTGACTTCACCGCGTCGGACGACGACCTCGCCGAGATCTGCGCGCGGCTGGACGGTATGCCGCTCGCCATCGAGCTCGCCGCGGCCCGGATCGGCTCGCTGGGGGCGGACGGGGTGCGGGCTGCGCTGGACGATCGGCTCCGGCTGCTCGCCGGTGGCCGTGGCGTGGACGCACGACACCGGTCGCTGGCCGCAGTGATCGGTTGGAGCCACGATCTGCTGGACGACCAGGAGCGGCTGCTGTTCCGCCGGCTCGCCGTCTATGTCGGTGGCTTCGACCTGGACGCCGCCTGCGCGACCAGCCCCGATCTTGGTCGCGGCGAAGTCGCCGATCTGCTCGGTCGGCTCACCGACAAGAGCCTCGCCGTACGCCGTGGATCGCGCTGGCGGCTGCTCGAGACGATCCGGGAATTCGCCCGCGAGCAGCTCACCGGCGATGAGCTGTCGATCGCGCGAGAGCGGTGTCTGCGCTGGGCCGCCGATACGGCTGGAGCGCTCGAGACCCGGCTGGACAGCTCCGATTGGCAACCGCCGTACGACGAAACGGTCGGCGACCTCCGCGCCGCGCTGGCCGCAACCGCCTCGGAACCGGACCCGACGGCCCACCGGCTGGCGCGTTCGCTCGGCCACCTCGGCTTCGCCCGGCGTGAGTTCGTGGAGTCCGTCGACCACTACCGCTCGGCGGCCGAGCGAGCCGAGGACGGAGTCTCCGCTGCGCTGGACCTGCGATCGGCCGCGGATGCCACGCTCGCGATCTCGGACGCGGAGACCGGCGTGAAGCTGCTGCTCGACGCCGCCGACCGGGCGGTTGCCGATGGCAACGTTCGGGCGACCATGCTGGCATCGGCGGTGATCGCGGTGAACCGGTACCCGACGGGAACGCTCTACGAACTGCCGGTCGAGCACAGCAAGCGGCTGCTGACCGAGGCCCTGGAAAGCGCCGTACCAGGAGATTCACACGTGGCCGCGCTGCTCGCCGCCGCGAAGGCATGGGACCACGGCGGCCGGCGGATCGGCGCCGACCCGGAGCTTGCCCGCGAAGCCGTCGACGCGGCCCGGCGTACCGGCGATCCGGTCCTGATAGCGGGAGCGCTCGACGCGCTCACCGTCGCGGCCGCGAACACCGGGCGGTTGCGGGACGCGCGCTCGTACGCGGTGGAACGGATGCAGCTGGTCAGGCCGCTCCCCCGCCACGAGCCGTACGCCGCGGCCGAGATCATCGACGCATTCCACGTCGCGCCGACCACCGCGACGGCAGTCGGCGATCTGACGGCGGCGTGGTCGGTGCTCGGTGCGCCGGATGACCCGGTCGGCGATCATCCGTACATCTCGCTCCCGCGGCTGATTCGGCTGTGCGCGTTGACCGGGCGCTTCGACGCCTGCATCGAGCACGCCGATGCGCTCTGGGACCGCTGGCAGCGCGCGGGCACACCGCCGATCGAGTGGATGGCGTCCGCGATCTCCGCTGCGGCGATGGTGCACGGACTGCGGGACGACGGGCTGTTCGAGGTGTGGCAGGCGCGGGCGCTCGAGGTCGCCGGGGCCGACGATCCGGCGGACGCGGCCTGGCTGACCGCTCCGGCCGTCTTCGTGGAGGCCCGGGTCGCCGTACATCTCGGTGCCGTTCAGCAGGCGAGCGACGTCGTGCGGCGCGCGTTCGCCGAATTCGGCGAGTACTGGTGGGCGCCGTACGCGCGGGCCAGTGCGGCGGAACTCGCCGTGGTGGCAGGGCTGCCTGATGCACCCGAGCGGCTCGCCGCGGCCGCGCCGGACGGCGCCGAGAACGACTGGGCCGCCGCGTGCCTCACCCGTGCCGCCGCCCGGTCCACCGGCGACCAGGACGCGCTCCGTTCTGCAGCGGGCGCCTTCGAACAGATCGGCGCCCGCTTCGAGCGAGCGGCCACCCACGCGCTCATACCGGACCTCGCTGCGGAGGGCCGTGCCGAGCTGGCAGAGCTGAAGGTGCTGCGTCCGTGA
- a CDS encoding FAD-binding oxidoreductase — protein MTIAAFEGLLVRPGDAGYDSGRAVWNATVDRRPALIARCASTADVVSALRYGREAGLEIGVRGGGHSFLGLPVVEGGLLIDLSGLASVHVDPVSRRARVGGGALLGALDVGAQRYGLATTAGNVSHTGVGGLTLGGGVGWLARAYGLTCDNVASYELVTADGDVLRVSETEHPDLFWGLRGGGGSLGVVTAFEFRLHPVGTRALAVDLFYELEDAGTALRGWRDLFPEAPRQATPVARVGRRDEYGGRPMASIGYVWVGDVDEGRRLLASYQRVGKPVGQNVEELSYLDLQTWSDDAERHAIRRYCKGHYLRSLPDAAIEAFLAWGNDPLRPGARLTLNGGAVRDVPDADTAYSHRDALVEFTTGADWTDPAEDDAYIGAARTYAAGLEPYTSGTYVNTIADEDASAARRAYSPDKLTRLQELKRTYDPDNVFTRTSLPT, from the coding sequence ATGACTATCGCGGCATTCGAAGGGCTGCTGGTCCGCCCCGGGGACGCGGGATACGACTCGGGGCGGGCGGTGTGGAACGCGACAGTGGACCGCCGCCCGGCGTTGATCGCACGCTGCGCGAGTACGGCGGACGTCGTCTCGGCGCTGCGCTACGGACGCGAGGCAGGCCTGGAGATCGGAGTACGTGGTGGCGGGCACAGCTTCCTCGGCCTGCCGGTGGTGGAAGGCGGTCTGCTGATCGACCTATCAGGGCTGGCTTCGGTCCACGTCGACCCGGTCAGCCGCCGGGCGCGGGTCGGCGGGGGCGCATTGCTGGGCGCCTTGGATGTCGGCGCCCAGCGGTACGGGCTCGCCACCACGGCCGGCAACGTGTCACACACCGGCGTCGGCGGGCTCACCTTGGGCGGGGGCGTTGGCTGGCTGGCCCGCGCGTACGGGCTGACCTGCGACAACGTGGCGTCGTACGAGCTGGTCACCGCGGACGGCGACGTACTGCGGGTCAGCGAGACCGAGCACCCGGATCTGTTCTGGGGACTGCGTGGTGGAGGCGGGAGCCTCGGCGTGGTGACGGCGTTCGAATTCCGCCTGCACCCGGTCGGCACGCGTGCGTTGGCCGTGGACCTGTTCTACGAGCTGGAGGATGCCGGTACGGCGTTGCGCGGCTGGCGTGACCTCTTCCCGGAAGCGCCGCGCCAGGCGACTCCGGTTGCCCGCGTCGGACGGCGGGACGAGTACGGCGGCCGCCCGATGGCCAGCATCGGGTATGTGTGGGTCGGGGACGTCGACGAAGGTCGCCGGCTGCTGGCGTCGTACCAACGGGTCGGGAAGCCGGTGGGGCAGAACGTCGAGGAGCTCAGCTATCTGGACCTGCAGACCTGGTCGGACGACGCTGAGCGGCACGCGATCCGCCGGTACTGCAAGGGGCACTATCTGCGCTCGCTGCCGGACGCCGCGATCGAGGCCTTCCTTGCTTGGGGCAATGATCCGCTGCGGCCGGGCGCGCGGCTGACGCTGAACGGCGGAGCCGTCAGGGATGTACCGGACGCCGACACCGCATACAGCCATCGCGATGCGCTGGTCGAGTTCACCACCGGCGCCGACTGGACCGATCCCGCGGAGGACGACGCCTACATCGGCGCGGCCCGCACGTACGCCGCCGGCCTCGAGCCGTACACCAGCGGCACCTACGTCAACACCATCGCCGACGAGGACGCCTCCGCAGCACGCCGCGCGTACTCACCGGACAAGCTGACCCGGCTACAGGAACTCAAACGCACCTACGATCCGGACAACGTCTTCACCCGAACCTCCCTGCCGACCTAG
- a CDS encoding dihydrofolate reductase family protein translates to MGNVASAMSMSLDGFVTGPNDSRKYPLGEGGEVLHEWLGPAGTAADRAVLQEMVDGAGAILMGRRSYDICVGEGGWGDGGPAGDVPCFVLTHNAPTDAPKVFTFVTDGIQSAVAQAKAVAGEKTVGVHGATAAQQALAAGLLDEIRVHLVPVLLGDGVRLFDLLGGDKVQLVRNRVVESATGVTHLSYGVVR, encoded by the coding sequence ATGGGAAACGTCGCGTCGGCCATGTCGATGTCGCTGGACGGGTTCGTCACCGGGCCGAACGACAGCCGGAAGTACCCGCTGGGTGAAGGCGGAGAGGTCCTGCACGAGTGGCTCGGCCCCGCAGGCACCGCCGCTGACCGGGCGGTGCTGCAGGAGATGGTCGACGGCGCCGGCGCGATCCTGATGGGTCGGCGATCGTACGACATCTGCGTCGGTGAGGGTGGCTGGGGCGACGGTGGCCCGGCCGGCGACGTACCGTGCTTCGTTCTGACCCACAACGCCCCGACGGACGCGCCGAAGGTCTTCACCTTCGTCACCGACGGTATCCAGAGCGCCGTCGCGCAGGCGAAGGCCGTCGCAGGTGAGAAGACCGTCGGCGTCCACGGCGCCACCGCAGCCCAGCAAGCACTGGCCGCGGGCCTGCTCGACGAGATCCGCGTGCACCTGGTCCCCGTGCTGCTCGGCGACGGCGTCCGGTTGTTCGACCTACTCGGCGGGGACAAGGTCCAACTGGTCCGCAACCGCGTCGTCGAGTCCGCGACCGGCGTGACCCACCTGAGCTACGGCGTCGTCCGCTAG